The proteins below come from a single Rhizobium sp. BT04 genomic window:
- a CDS encoding ATP-dependent Zn protease, which produces MTGPQNTNASEMSAAVQQGNPVDAILRRLATRAMGLTGADIERIVREARLKARRGKRVIRYQDIEDGIRGDRPPVPYNLRWRFAFHEAGHAVVHHTLDLGPVRGLNIDTGQGGYNLVGFHVWATDTRDWYENMLAMLMAGRAAEQLVLKRVSSGSAGADDSDLARATWLAFDMERTLGFGTEHPLLYRPHRDPSAVLDREAELAARVHARLVAALERAVAILKRRRPTFHALAKALFDAQAMDETAVSEILKDVEPLHGSGRDEVVTQATPILP; this is translated from the coding sequence ATGACCGGGCCACAGAATACCAACGCGTCGGAAATGTCGGCAGCCGTGCAGCAGGGCAATCCCGTCGACGCGATCCTCAGGCGTCTCGCCACGCGAGCGATGGGGCTGACGGGCGCGGATATCGAGCGCATCGTCCGGGAGGCGCGGTTGAAGGCGCGTCGCGGCAAGCGGGTGATCCGCTATCAGGACATCGAAGACGGCATTCGCGGCGATCGCCCGCCCGTGCCTTATAATCTCCGTTGGCGCTTCGCCTTCCACGAGGCAGGGCATGCAGTTGTCCATCATACGCTTGATCTCGGACCTGTTCGCGGCCTCAATATCGACACCGGGCAAGGCGGCTACAATCTCGTCGGGTTCCACGTCTGGGCCACCGACACTCGTGACTGGTATGAAAACATGCTGGCCATGCTGATGGCGGGGCGGGCTGCCGAGCAATTGGTGCTCAAGCGCGTCTCAAGCGGCTCTGCCGGTGCCGACGACAGCGATCTGGCGCGGGCCACGTGGCTCGCCTTTGACATGGAGCGCACCCTCGGCTTCGGAACCGAGCATCCGCTGCTCTATCGGCCCCATCGCGATCCTAGCGCGGTTCTCGACCGTGAGGCCGAGCTAGCTGCTCGCGTTCATGCCAGGCTGGTAGCGGCACTCGAACGAGCGGTGGCGATCCTCAAACGACGTAGGCCGACTTTCCACGCCCTCGCAAAGGCGCTGTTCGATGCCCAGGCAATGGATGAGACGGCGGTCAGTGAAATCCTGAAAGACGTTGAGCCACTGCACGGGAGCGGACGCGATGAAGTCGTGACGCAGGCAACTCCAATCCTTCCTTAA
- a CDS encoding ATP-binding protein yields the protein MKFLILRVLTHSELGMFHEYRRQGKEGSKQRAINFDGAVVDRVFPTALDTDRIPLKLRYDTDDGIAVKQQWLTRQAKNWRFEGNCPRDKVYDFVDPGCLFAMEVDAGVKPATGAWAVFPADAEVTIGVLSDGATAELTQAGMIALHGEEGVRVQCLLNDARPEMFGRDRETVDIMNDGGSVVGRKRLPPRPKRLAEIIGKTGHSLPSAVADLVDNSISADATEIDITFAPPDSGNGRWLTIRDNGDGMSGPELDEAMTLGSDVEYESNSLGKFGFGLKGASWSQARVFTVVTRRRGGSLSHLTWDIDNLGDWEPSDAPLEEWERNATALGEKGTAILWKEMTPPAAAPLVPGVSPYSAEVMELERHLGLVFHRFLEGDAKNRKKVTIRINGVEVRPNNPVGHPMVEPYELKPIRMPTNSGDETITVQPFVLPSEDQIKQHHKAEGPQVVNDVLGRVGLFGKRNESQGLFIYRNDRLIKWGGWHQMWSTSDEKTKLARVIVSFGTKLDTAFDINITKRSVSLPAFVQEEIKKLANPARNASKAKYKKPASPQPARPLGASAIPAITPVQRLPASGMPLVTQSGTISALPTSPHPAPPPVVNYKPVTTERFAWKVAQNLTGGRDLQVSNRMPELAVLAKRLAKDPDATGDLVAFLAVLDEKGVQALLLDSSER from the coding sequence ATGAAGTTTCTGATTTTGCGAGTCCTGACCCATAGTGAACTTGGCATGTTCCATGAGTACCGGCGTCAGGGCAAAGAAGGCTCGAAGCAGCGTGCAATCAACTTCGATGGCGCGGTTGTAGACCGGGTTTTTCCGACAGCACTGGACACCGATCGCATACCGCTGAAACTTCGGTATGACACGGATGACGGTATCGCTGTCAAGCAGCAATGGCTTACACGTCAAGCAAAGAACTGGCGGTTCGAGGGCAATTGCCCAAGAGACAAGGTTTACGATTTTGTTGATCCGGGATGCCTATTCGCCATGGAGGTCGACGCGGGCGTCAAACCGGCTACAGGCGCTTGGGCTGTGTTCCCCGCGGATGCTGAGGTGACGATCGGAGTTCTGTCGGATGGCGCTACCGCCGAATTAACACAGGCCGGGATGATTGCACTGCATGGGGAAGAAGGCGTGCGCGTGCAGTGCCTACTCAATGACGCCAGACCTGAAATGTTCGGGCGAGACAGAGAAACGGTAGATATCATGAACGACGGTGGAAGTGTCGTGGGTCGGAAGCGGTTGCCGCCCCGCCCTAAGCGTTTGGCAGAGATCATTGGAAAGACTGGGCATAGTCTTCCGAGCGCAGTGGCAGATCTCGTCGACAATTCAATCAGTGCCGACGCAACCGAGATTGACATTACCTTCGCCCCTCCGGACAGTGGGAACGGCCGTTGGCTAACGATCCGAGACAACGGTGACGGTATGTCAGGGCCAGAACTCGATGAGGCAATGACCCTGGGGAGCGATGTCGAATATGAGTCCAATAGCCTCGGCAAGTTCGGCTTTGGCCTTAAAGGCGCGTCCTGGTCGCAAGCGCGCGTCTTTACAGTGGTTACTCGTCGACGTGGCGGTTCACTCAGCCATCTCACCTGGGATATCGACAACCTTGGGGACTGGGAGCCGAGCGACGCGCCTCTGGAAGAATGGGAACGCAATGCCACCGCCCTTGGAGAAAAGGGTACGGCCATTCTTTGGAAGGAAATGACGCCGCCCGCCGCAGCTCCGCTCGTGCCAGGGGTGTCCCCATATTCAGCCGAGGTGATGGAGCTTGAACGGCATCTGGGACTGGTCTTTCACCGGTTCCTTGAGGGGGATGCAAAGAACCGGAAAAAGGTGACAATCCGGATTAACGGTGTGGAAGTTCGACCGAATAACCCTGTTGGGCACCCAATGGTCGAGCCTTACGAGCTAAAGCCAATTCGAATGCCCACGAACTCGGGCGACGAAACCATTACGGTGCAGCCGTTTGTTCTTCCTTCGGAAGACCAGATAAAGCAGCACCACAAGGCTGAGGGACCTCAGGTCGTAAATGACGTACTGGGGCGCGTGGGGCTTTTTGGCAAGCGCAATGAGTCGCAGGGTCTTTTTATTTATAGGAATGACCGCTTGATCAAGTGGGGCGGCTGGCACCAGATGTGGTCAACATCTGACGAAAAGACCAAGCTTGCCCGGGTGATCGTTTCGTTCGGCACGAAACTTGATACCGCGTTCGACATTAACATTACTAAGCGTTCAGTGAGCCTTCCCGCGTTTGTTCAGGAAGAAATCAAGAAACTGGCCAACCCCGCCCGTAATGCGAGCAAGGCGAAGTATAAAAAGCCAGCATCGCCTCAGCCTGCAAGGCCCCTCGGAGCATCTGCTATTCCAGCTATTACTCCGGTGCAGAGGCTGCCGGCGAGTGGAATGCCTCTGGTAACCCAAAGCGGAACCATCTCCGCGCTGCCCACATCTCCTCATCCGGCACCGCCGCCGGTCGTAAACTACAAGCCTGTGACAACGGAGCGTTTCGCCTGGAAAGTGGCGCAGAATTTGACTGGCGGACGCGATTTGCAGGTAAGTAATCGTATGCCAGAGCTCGCGGTCCTTGCGAAGCGTCTCGCCAAGGACCCCGATGCCACGGGGGATCTCGTGGCGTTCCTGGCGGTGCTCGACGAGAAGGGGGTACAGGCACTCCTGCTAGATTCAAGCGAGCGCTGA